One genomic window of Solanum stenotomum isolate F172 chromosome 9, ASM1918654v1, whole genome shotgun sequence includes the following:
- the LOC125876307 gene encoding chaperone protein dnaJ 11, chloroplastic-like yields the protein MVQSLTLPAGNTFRFSLHSPPSSTAGFRSGVTFPRRNNRTAAVYAAAVAEAPPVLRRKTPASLYDVLRVKSNASAKEIKSAYRNLAKLYHPDAASLSEESSDGRHFIEIHEAYATLSDPVSRDLYDLKLNMSSGRRGFGSSDDGIRMNGSEFYPTRRWETDQCW from the coding sequence ATGGTCCAATCGCTAACTCTACCGGCCGGAAATACTTTCCGTTTTTCTCTTCACAGCCCTCCTTCTTCCACCGCCGGTTTCAGATCCGGAGTCACATTTCCCCGAAGGAATAATCGAACAGCAGCGGTATATGCCGCCGCCGTTGCGGAGGCACCGCCGGTATTGCGAAGAAAAACACCGGCGAGTCTCTACGATGTGCTAAGGGTAAAATCAAATGCGTCAGCGAAAGAGATAAAATCAGCTTACCGGAATTTAGCTAAGCTATACCATCCCGATGCTGCGTCTCTGTCGGAGGAATCTTCCGACGGCCGGCATTTCATTGAGATTCACGAAGCTTATGCTACGTTATCAGATCCTGTTTCTAGGGATCTGTACGATCTCAAGTTAAACATGAGCTCCGGCCGACGAGGATTTGGGAGCTCCGACGATGGAATTCGAATGAATGGGTCAGAGTTTTACCCGACCCGAAGATGGGAAACGGATCAGTGTTGGTGA
- the LOC125876565 gene encoding oleosin S1-2 produces MAENREMMEVNPTRKTKIWATIAGIAIEVPILGLMGFSFLTSIILLVVTSPLLVIFSPLLIGAAAVFGVAMAGFGVAGVTAGLGLSSFVLVYRSVIKGRITGGEYGGGADDAPVIVDKMIQQEETEEEEHDTEVADTEDRTEAIKQQQPQQGSTSSEPVHVDKIVELFESLKEHPHDQNETATIVHVVTVEVDDDDDNELEENQHNKDMATSADYLQQNVPRQIPQET; encoded by the exons atggcTGAAAACAGGGAAATGATGGAGGTGAATCCGACCCGAAAGACGAAGATTTGGGCAACAATAGCTGGAATTGCAATTGAAGTCCCAATTTTGGGGCTAATGGGTTTTAGTTTTCTCACTTCAATTATACTTTTGGTAGTAACTTCTCCGTTGCTAGTTATATTTAGTCCTCTGTTAATTGGTGCTGCTGCGGTGTTTGGAGTTGCTATGGCGGGATTTGGGGTGGCCGGAGTTACGGCAGGTTTAGGATTGTCGTCGTTTGTTTTGGTGTATAGATCGGTAATTAAAGGTAGAATTACGGGCGGAGAGTATGGCGGCGGTGCTGATGATGCGCCGGTTATTGTGGATAAAATGATTCAACAGGAGGAGACAGAGGAGGAGGAGCATGACACTGAAGTGGCAG ATACTGAGGATAGAACAGAGGCTATAAAGCAGCAGCAGCCGCAACAGGGCAGCACTAGTTCAGAGCCAGTTCATGTAGATAAAATAGTTGAGTTATTTGAGTCTTTAAAGGAACATCCACATGATCAAAATGAAACAGCTACTATTGTCCACGTAGTTACTGTAGaggttgatgatgatgatgataatgagtTGGAGGAGAATCAACACAATAAAGATATGGCCACTTCTGCTGACTATTTGCAGCAAAATGTGCCAAGACAGATCCCACAAGAGACTTAA
- the LOC125876326 gene encoding chaperone protein dnaJ 11, chloroplastic — translation MIQSLTLISSTSFPFSVNKSSYSAAAPVGSNSRSLFTGKSNRRGTICASAVAEAPMMMERRSVSLYEVLRVKRDASPKEIKAAYRNLAKLYHPDSAASLPEESSDGRDFIEIHDAYVTLSDPSARALYDLKLSVGSRRRGFARSVDGFRIYPTRRWETDQCW, via the coding sequence atgattcAATCCCTAACCCTAATTTCTTCAACTTCCTTCCCCTTTTCCGTTAATAAATCATCCTATTCCGCCGCCGCGCCGGTCGGATCTAATAGCCGCAGTTTGTTCACCGGAAAGAGTAATCGGAGGGGGACAATATGTGCATCTGCCGTTGCCGAGGCTCCAATGATGATGGAGAGAAGATCGGTGAGTTTATATGAGGTGTTAAGAGTTAAAAGAGACGCATCACCGAAAGAGATTAAGGCTGCTTACCGGAATTTAGCGAAATTGTATCATCCTGACTCTGCTGCTTCTCTGCCGGAAGAATCGTCCGACGGACGGGATTTCATTGAGATTCACGATGCTTATGTTACGCTATCTGATCCTTCAGCTAGAGCTCTATACGATCTCAAGCTGAGCGTGGGCTCTCGCCGGCGAGGTTTTGCTCGGTCGGTTGATGGATTTCGTATATACCCGACGCGGAGATGGGAAACGGATCAATGCTGGTGA
- the LOC125876420 gene encoding probable galactinol--sucrose galactosyltransferase 1, producing the protein MTVGAGVCVAERKLNVLGQSILIDVDENIIVTQPNGEAFTNGAFLGVNSDRVGSHRVFPIGKLQGLRFMCGFRFKLWWMTQRMGTSGQDIPFETQFLIVEGNDGSNFDQDNQQNSALYVVFLPILEGDFRAVLQGNSNDELEICLESGDPTVQDFEGSHLVYVAAGPDPFDVITNAVKTVERHLQTFCHRDRKKMPDMLNWFGWCTWDAFYTTVSSEGVKQGLESLEKGGIPPKFVLIDDGWQSVSMDPNGIESIADNHANFANRLTHIKENHKFQKNGKEGHRVNDPAMGLRHVVTNIKDQHNLKYVYVWHALAGYWGGVRPGVPEMEHYGSKLSFPVSSPGTESQEPDDALSSLIKNGLGLVNPEKVLYFYNELHSYLASAGIDGVKVDVQNILETLGAGHGGRVKLARKYHQALEASITRNFPDNGIISCMSHSNDSLFSAKRSAVIRASDDFWPRDPASHTIHIASVAYNTIFLGEFMQPDWDMFHSVHPMAEYHGAARAVGGCAIYVSDKPGQHDFNLLKKLVLPDGSILRAKLPGRPTRDCLFSDPARDGISLLKIWNLNDFNGVVGVFNCQGAGWCKVGKKNLIHDCQPGTITGIVRANDVNYLPRIAHDGWTGDAILYSHLHRELINLPKNASIPITLNAREYEVFTVVPINEMSTGSRFAPVGLVNMFNSGGAIKELKYETEGKCGLVSMKVRGCGMFGAYSSGKPKRIQVDNEQVHFDYDESSGLITINIRVPDEELYLWDVKVEM; encoded by the exons atgacAGTAGGAGCAGGAGTTTGTGTAGCTGAAAGGAAGCTTAATGTATTGGGGCAAAGCATTCTAATTGATgttgatgaaaatattattgttactCAGCCAAATGGTGAAGCTTTCACTAATGGGGCATTTCTTGGTGTTAACTCAGACAGAGTTGGTAGTCATAGGGTCTTCCCTATTGGCAAACTACA AGGATTGAGATTTATGTGTGGTTTCCGGTTCAAGTTATGGTGGATGACACAGAGAATGGGTACATCTGGCCAAGATATACCATTTGAGACTCAGTTTTTGATTGTGGAAGGAAATGATGGttcaaattttgatcaagaCAACCAGCAAAATTCAGCATTGTATGTTGTTTTCTTGCCTATTCTAGAGGGAGATTTTAGGGCTGTTCTTCAAGGGAATTCAAACGACGAGTTAGAGATATGTCTGGAAAGTG GAGATCCTACAGTGCAAGATTTCGAGGGAAGCCATTTGGTTTATGTAGCAGCTGGACCAGACCCTTTTGATGTCATCACTAATGCTGTCAA GACGGTGGAAAGGCATTTACAGACATTTTGTCACCGTGATAGAAAGAAG ATGCCAGACATGTTGAACTGGTTCGGATGGTGCACGTGGGATGCTTTCTATACAACCGTTTCTTCAGAGGGAGTGAAGCAAGGACTAGAGAG TTTGGAGAAAGGAGGTATTCCCCCAAAGTTTGTACTTATTGATGATGGATGGCAATCAGTGAGTATGGATCCCAATGGCATCGAATCCATTGCTGATAACCATGCAAA CTTTGCAAACAGGCTAACTCATATCAAAGAGAACCATAAGTTTCAGAAAAATGGAAAGGAAGGTCATAGGGTTAACGATCCTGCTATGGGACTTCGACATGTTGTTACCAATATCAAAGACCAACACAATTTGAA GTATGTGTATGTGTGGCATGCACTTGCTGGTTACTGGGGCGGTGTGAGACCCGGGGTCCCTGAGATGGAACACTATGGATCCAAGTTATCTTTCCCAGTTTCATCTCCTGGGACTGAGTCACAGGAACCTGATGATGCTTTGAGTAGCTTGATAAAGAACGGTCTTGGTCTAGTGAACCCTGAGAAAGTTTTATACTTCTATAATGAACTGCACTCATACCTTGCTTCTGCGGGTATAGATGGGGTTAAAGTAGATGTTCAGAACATCCTTGAAACACTTGGAGCTGGTCACGGTGGAAGAGTAAAACTTGCAAGGAAGTATCATCAAGCATTAGAGGCATCTATTACTCGAAATTTTCCTGATAATGGAATTATTTCATGCATGAGCCATAGTAATGATAGTTTATTCAG TGCGAAGCGTTCAGCTGTTATTAGAGCATCAGATGATTTCTGGCCACGAGACCCTGCATCACACACAATTCACATAGCATCAGTGGCGTACAACACCATTTTCCTTGGTGAATTCATGCAGCCTGATTGGGATATGTTTCAT AGTGTGCATCCCATGGCTGAATACCACGGAGCAGCACGAGCTGTTGGAGGCTGTGCTATTTACGTCAG TGACAAGCCTGGACAGCACGACTTTAATCTTCTAAAGAAGCTTGTACTTCCAGATGGTTCCATATTACGCGCCAAACTTCCAGGAAGGCCAACTAGAGACTGCTTGTTTTCTGATCCAGCAAGAGACGGGATAAG TCTTTTGAAGATTTGGAATCTCAACGATTTCAACGGAGTAGTCGGTGTATTCAACTGTCAAGGTGCTGGATGGTGTAAGGTTGGCAAGAAGAATCTAATCCACGATTGTCAACCAGGGACGATAACTGGAATTGTTCGCGCTAATGATGTCAATTACTTACCAAGGATTGCTCATGATGGATGGACTGGCGATGCCATTCTGTATTCTCATCTTCATA GGGAATTGATCAATCTTCCTAAAAATGCCTCGATTCCAATTACTCTAAATGCGAGAGAATATGAAGTCTTTACAGTTGTTCCAATCAATGAAATGTCTACAGGATCAAGATTTGCTCCGGTTGGTCTTGTGAATATGTTCAATTCAGGAGGAGCAATCAAAGAGCTGAAGTATGAAACAGAGGGAAAATGTGGATTAGTTTCCATGAAGGTTCGCGGATGTGGCATGTTTGGAGCTTATTCATCTGGGAAGCCAAAACGAATACAAGTTGACAACGAACAAGTACATTTTGATTACGACGAATCCTCTGGATTAATCACCATTAATATTAGAGTTCCTGATGAAGAATTATACCTTTGGGATGTAAAAGTTGAAATGTGA
- the LOC125876558 gene encoding uncharacterized protein LOC125876558, with amino-acid sequence MCCGGRMCMLCVCLIAIVVAIGFLFGFGVFKNGFHKLKDTFHLADNCINAAASAFHCSSSRPFLGFPLANSTAPSPSN; translated from the coding sequence ATGTGTTGCGGCGGAAGAATGTGTATGCTGTGTGTATGCTTAATAGCAATTGTGGTGGCGATCGGGTTTTTGTTCGGATTTGGAGTTTTCAAAAATGGATTTCATAAATTGAAGGATACTTTTCATCTCGCTGATAATTGTATCAATGCTGCTGCTTCGGCTTTTCACTGTTCTTCTTCAAGGCCCTTTCTAGGTTTTCCTCTTGCTAATTCCACTGCTCCTTCGCCATCGAATTAG
- the LOC125875569 gene encoding enhancer of mRNA-decapping protein 4-like, translated as MASSPGNPNQPGGTGTGTGPFDIHKFFKPSTPTNPNPQNPTLIPSPFPPPNASYPPPTVAGVGPGGVYSYPPQTTTPFHHQPQFTHHSPQYSIHDTQLMHQQRSMSFPTPPLQPPPPTSSPHQFPNPNPGARLMALLSAPPSTLEVPIQSTMPMPPIQPTTSGSDLSDFSSGPNVGIAHSGPGPMRMPSSKLPKGRHLNGDHIVYDIDVRFPSEVQPQLEVTPITKYGSDPGLVLGRQIAVNKTYICYGLKLGAIRVLNINTALRSLLKGLAQRVTDMAFFAEDVHLLASASVDGRVYIWKITEGPDEEEKPQITGRIVIAIHIVGEGESVHPRVCWHCHKQEILVVGIGKRILKIDTTKVGKGVVFSADEPLRCPVDKLVDGVQLIGTHDGEVTDLSMCQWMTTRLVSASVDGTIKIWEDRKPLPIAVLRPHDGHPVSSVTFSAAPHRPDHIVLITGGPLNREIKIWASASEEGWLLPSDAESWRCTQTLELKSSAEANVEEAFFNQVVALSQAGLLLLANAKKNAIYAVHLEYGPNPEATRMDYIAGFTVTMPILSFTGTSDLLPHGEQIVQVYCVQTQAIQQYALDLSQCLPPPTESVVFERTESGISHDAATIEGFAPVDPPGSKQQEVPLSSSAPKSAVHDIGSEISQTARYPTSTAPTELTTSSIPETKSSTLPSVTSDNDIAPSASPPPPLSPKLSRNLSGFRGPSNSFGADTFDNDQVGNQKVVEYPVDPQKDGTPPNLSDIASLDDEHKTSRDDVPPGISHPVKFKHPTHLVTPSEILMARSSSEVSIVNEQKSESEMNVQDAVTNNDTRTVEMEVKVGGEAKFSQKTDMGSQDLHSFVSENKEKVFCSQVSDLGLEMARECRALPPETYPVEESRQFDGVSGSEGPSQPSVTPEEDHDSAKDISEKDLDSTMSVTVHQPSAPSAKGKKQKGKNSQVSGPSSASPSAFNSTDSPNHTVVSSSTPSMESAFSQILSMREMLNQVLTMQKETQKQMEMMVAVPVTKEGRRLEAALGRSMEKSVKANSDALWARLQEESAKQEKSLRDRTQQITNLISNCLNKDMPGLMEKLMKKELAAVGQAVARSITPTIEKTISAAISEAFQKGVGDKAVNQLEKAVNSKLEATVARQIQAQFQTSGKQALQETLKSTLEVSVIPAFEMSCKAMFEQVNSTFQKGIADHTVAAQQQFESVHSPLAIALRDAINSASAMTQTLSGELADSQRQLLALAVSGANSQSANPLNHMNNGSLLHEKIETPPDPTKELSRQLGEHKYEEAFTAALQMSDVSIVSWLCSQVDLAGILSLNPLPLSQGVLLSLLQQLSCGISSETVQKLSWMRDVLSAINPNDPLIVVHVRPIFEQVYQMLLQRRNSATTPPAELSIIRLLVHVINSMLMAVK; from the exons ATGGCTTCTTCTCCTGGCAATCCGAACCAACCAGGTGGTACTGGTACTGGTACTGGACCATTTGATATACACAAATTCTTCAAACCCTCAACCCCAACAAACCCTAATCCCCAAAACCCTACTTTAATTCCATCCCCTTTTCCACCTCCTAACGCTTCATACCCACCACCCACCGTCGCCGGAGTCGGACCCGGTGGGGTTTACTCTTACCCACCTCAGACTACAACCCCTTTTCATCATCAACCTCAATTCACTCACCACTCGCCGCAATACAGTATACATGACACCCAGTTAATGCATCAGCAGAGATCCATGTCTTTCCCCACTCCACCACTTCAACCACCACCACCTACTAGTAGTCCTCATCAATTCCCTAACCCTAACCCTGGTGCTAGGCTTATGGCACTGTTGAGTGCCCCACCGTCTACTTTGGAAGTTCCGATACAGTCCACTATGCCTATGCCTCCCATACAACCTACTACTTCGGGGTCTGATCTTTCGGATTTCTCTTCTGGACCGAATGTTGGCATTGCTCATTCGGGTCCGGGACCAATGAGAATGCCGAGCAGTAAGTTGCCTAAAGGGAGACATTTGAATGGTGATCATATTGTTTATGATATAGATGTTAGGTTTCCCAGTGAGGTGCAGCCACAGCTGGAGGTTACTCCTATTACTAAGTATGGTTCGGATCCCGGTCTTGTATTAGGCAGGCAAATTGCAGTTAACAAAACCTATATATGTTACGGATTGAAATTGGGGGCTATTCGGGTTCTTAACATTAATACTGCATTGAGATCATTGCTTAAAGGTCTTGCGCAG AGGGTCACAGACATGGCTTTCTTTGCAGAGGATGTTCATCTCTTGGCTAG TGCGAGTGTTGATGGCCGGGTTTATATATGGAAAATTACTGAAGGACCAGATGAAGAAGAGAAGCCACAAATTACAGGAAGGATTGTCATTGCTATTCATATTGTTGGTGAAGGGGAATCTGTTCACCCACGTGTTTGTTGGCATTGTCATAAACAA GAAATTCTTGTGGTTGGAATCGGGAAACGCATTTTGAAAATTGATACCACTAAAGTGGGAAAAGGTGTTGTATTTTCAGCAGATGAACCTCTGAGGTGCCCTGTTGACAAGTTGGTTGATGGGGTACAACTTATTGGTACCCATGATGGAGAAGTGACTGATTTATCAATGTGCCAGTGGATGACCACTCGTTTGGTATCTGCATCAGTGGATGGCACG ATAAAGATATGGGAAGACCGGAAGCCACTTCCAATCGCAGTTCTCAGGCCTCATGATGGTCATCCTGTTAGTTCTGTTACCTTCTCGGCTGCCCCACACCGCCCAGATCACATCGTACTCATCACTGGG GGTCCTCTTAATCGGGAAATAAAGATATGGGCATCAGCGAGTGAAGAAGGCTGGTTGCTTCCCAGTGATGCTGAGTCATGGCGCTGTACACAGACATTGGAGCTGAAGAGTTCAGCTGAGGCTAATGTCGAAGAGGCATTTTTTAACCAAGTTGTAGCTTTGTCTCAAGCAGGTCTGCTCCTACTAGCTAATGCAAAAAAGAATGCTATATATGCTGTGCATCTAGAGTATGGCCCGAATCCGGAGGCTACCCGGATGGATTACATAGCAGGATTTACAGTCACCATGCCAATTTTGAGTTTCACTGGGACGAGTGACCTATTGCCCCATGGTGAACAGATTGTGCAGGTGTATTGTGTCCAGACACAGGCCATTCAGCAGTATGCCTTGGACCTGTCCCAGTGCTTACCACCTCCAACAGAGAGTGTGGTTTTTGAAAGGACAGAATCTGGCATTTCGCACGATGCTGCAACCATTGAAGGATTTGCTCCTGTTGACCCCCCAGGAAGTAAACAGCAGGAGGTTCCTTTATCTAGTTCAGCACCTAAATCAGCAGTACATGACATTGGCTCTGAGATTTCACAAACAGCTAGATATCCTACAAGTACTGCACCTACTGAATTGACCACCTCCTCCATTCCAGAAACTAAATCGTCTACTTTGCCCAGTGTAACTAGTGATAATGATATTGCCCCCAGTGCATCACCTCCTCCTCCTTTGAGTCCTAAATTGTCTCGAAACTTATCTGGTTTTAGAGGTCCGTCAAACAGCTTTGGGGCAGACACCTTTGATAATGACCAAGTTGGAAATCAAAAAGTTGTTGAATATCCAGTTGATCCGCAAAAGGATGGCACGCCCCCAAACTTGTCAGATATTGCTTCCTTGGACGATGAACATAAAACGTCACGGGATGATGTTCCCCCTGGTATCAGTCATCCTGTAAAGTTCAAGCACCCAACTCATTTGGTGACTCCTTCAGAGATATTGATGGCTAGATCATCCTCTGAGGTTAGCATTGTTAATGAGCAGAAAAGTGAGTCAGAAATGAATGTTCAGGATGCTGTAACTAACAATGACACCCGCACTGTAGAGATGGAGGTTAAAGTTGGTGGTGAAGCAAAATTCAGTCAAAAAACTGATATGggctctcaagaccttcattcttttgtgtctgaaaataaagagaaagttTTTTGCTCTCAAGTATCTGATCTTGGATTAGAAATGGCTCGAGAATGTCGTGCCTTACCTCCTGAGACCTATCCTGTAGAGGAATCTAGGCAGTTTGATGGGGTTAGTGGAAGTGAGGGACCATCTCAACCTTCAGTTACACCAGAGGAAGACCATGACTCTGCAAAGGACATCTCTGAAAAAGATTTAGACTCAACTATGTCAGTCACTGTTCATCAACCATCAGCTCCCAGTGCAAAAGGGAAAAAGCAAAAGGGGAAGAATTCTCAAGTGTCTGGCCCATCTTCAGCATCGCCTAGTGCTTTTAATTCAACAGATTCTCCAAATCACACTGTTGTCAGCTCAAGTACCCCTTCTATGGAAAGTGCTTTCTCACAAATTCTGTCCATGCGTGAGATGCTAAATCAG GTTCTGACTATGCAAAAAGAAACACAAAAGCAGATGGAAATGATGGTTGCTGTTCCAGTGACCAAAGAAGGAAGAAGACTTGAAGCTGCCTTGGGACGGAGCATGGAAAAATCTGTTAAGGCCAATTCTGATGCTTTATGGGCTCGTTTACAAGAAGAGAGTGCAAAACAGGAGAAGTCTCTCCGTGATCGTACACAACAAATTACCAATTTGATCTCTAACTGCTTAAACAAGGACATGCCAGGTCTGATGGAAAAATTAATGAAGAAAGAGCTAGCAGCTGTTGGACAAGCTGTAGCACGCAGTATTACCCCTACTATTGAGAAAACAATATCAGCTGCAATTTCAGAGGCATTCCAG AAAGGAGTTGGTGACAAGGCAGTGAACCAACTAGAGAAAGCAGTAAACTCCAAACTTGAAGCTACTGTAGCTAGACAAATCCAAGCACAATTCCAAACCTCTGGCAAGCAAGCTCTTCAG GAAACACTGAAATCTACTCTGGAAGTTTCAGTGATCCCTGCCTTCGAGATGTCATGCAAGGCAATGTTTGAGCAAGTAAATTCAACATTTCAGAAAGGCATTGCTGACCACACGGTTGCTGCACAACAGCAATTTGAGTCTGTGCATTCGCCTTTGGCAATTGCTCTAAGA GATGCCATCAATTCAGCATCGGCAATGACACAAACATTGAGCGGAGAGCTTGCTGATAGTCAGAGGCAGTTGCTTGCTCTTGCAGTTTCTGGAGCAAATTCCCAATCAGCAAATCCACTCAACCACATGAATAATGGATCATTGCTACATGAAAAG ATTGAGACACCTCCAGATCCAACCAAAGAGCTATCTAGACAGTTAGGGGAGCACAAGTATGAGGAAGCATTCACTGCAGCATTACAAATGAGTGATGTGTCCATTGTGTCGTGGTTATGCTCTCAG GTTGATTTGGCTGGGATTTTATCCTTGAATCCCCTCCCTTTGAGCCAAGGAGTGCTCCTTTCACTTCTTCAGCAGTTGTCATGTGGTATTAGTTCAGAGACAGTCCAAAAACTCTCTTGGATGAGGGATGTGCTATCTGCCATAAATCCAAATGACCCACTGATCGTAGTGCATGTTCGGCCCATCTTTGAGCAAGTATATCAGATGTTACTACAACGCAGAAACAGTGCTACCACGCCTCCTGCTGAACTTTCAATCATCCGGCTTCTTGTGCATGTTATCAATTCGATGCTGATGGCTGTTAAATGA